CCAGTCGGCGACAGATCCATCCCTGCCACGGCCGGTCTGAGCCACGACAAATGGGAAATTGACCCATCGGAGCTGACCCTATTAGAGGAGCTGGGCTCTGGCCAATTTGGCGTTGTGCGACGAGGAAAATGGCGCGCCAAAATCGAAGTGGCCATCAAAATGATGAAAGAAGGGACCATGAGCGAAGACGATTTTATAGACGAAGCCAAAGTCATGACGTGAGTTTGCTATCATTTCACATACGTGATTCACGCCGTCTTAATTTCAATGCACTTAACGCAACAACAGGAAATTGCAGCATCAGAATTTGGTTCAGCTGTACGGCGTGTGCACCAAACATCGTCCTATATTTATCGTGACGGAATATCTCAAGCACGGCTCTTTATTGATGTACTTGAGGAAGCATGAAACGACGCTGACAGGAAATTACGGCATGCTTCTCGATACGTGCATACAGGTATGGTAGCTAATTTAATTATAACCTAGgttcaaaatttaaagaagCATCAAATCGAACAGGTTTGTAAGGGCATGGCCTATCTGGAGCGCCATAACTACATCCATCGTGACTTGGCCGCCAGAAATTGTCTGGTGGGTGTCGAGAACGTGGTGAAAGTAGCCGATTTCGGGCTAGCAAGGTGAGTGAAATCCGtctaagaggaaaaaaagctTTATCGCTATTATTTTACACCTTGTGTCACAACCTTCGAGTTACGGTGTTTTGCTTCATTTGAGCACGTTTCTTTCGTCCTTGTTATTCtcgcattttattttggcaGGTACGTGTTGGATGATGAATATACGAGTAGCGGCGGAGCCAAGTTTCCCATCAAATGGGCCCCTCCGGAAGTTCTGCACTATACGAGATTTTCCTCAAAATCCGACGTTTGGGCCTATGGTAAGTGTTTTTGTCATTAATTGATCTGTGAATGTTGTTTCTATCAGTTCTACCTAACAAGGTCTTGATGtgtttgttctcttttgtttgttctccTTCCAAATTTGTCCTTCTGTACGTAGGCGTGCTGATGTGGGAAGTTTTCACCTGTGGTAAAATGCCCTATGGGCGGTTGAAAAACGCCGAAGTGGTAGAGCGCGTCCAGCGTGGCATTGTGCTAGAGAGGCCACCGCGATGTCCAGAAAAAATATACGCGGTAATTATTCACCAAACTGACGTTTTTATGTGGATTTCACATCCCTGTGTTCACATGgccttgtttttgtgtgtgttcattCCACATTAGGTGATGCAAATGTGCTGGGCACACAACGCCGACGATCGTCCATCCTTCCGCGGGCTTAAAGAGGAACTCAAATTGCTAGAACTTGACTAACCTTCAACTTTAGAACGGTGTCTGCTCATTTCTTTATACATGGTGAggaaattgtttatttttccaaaatgcTATATCACTCGACTGGCGGTGTTATAAGTGCTCAGGATGTTTGACATGAACCACAAAACTTTGTGGAACCCCCGTTTTCCCTCTTATGTATCTCATAACAGCGGAAATTATTTTCTATGAGTGCAACAATCAAATGTAGAGAATGTTACTGTGactagattttttgttttgcggaTGAATATGTATCCTCTTTGCTCTTTCATCTTACACGATTTTTCGTGTGCAAGTTGTTTTTATGTGCGATAAATTCTGGCTTCAGcgtcttttttaaacaaagtGGTGAGTGATTTTTACTGTAATACATTGCTAATTGTATAATGTTTACGTAAACGTTTTTCAAACAGGTTTATTCATGGAAAACGGGATAGTCTGATCTTACATGGTTAATATGTCGTTTGCTTTAGTTTCAACCAGAGTTTCCACTGATTCAATATCTTTACACCAGTTCTCCAATCGTGTCATCATAGAAGAAAGCTGGAAGCATTAAGAATATGTTTTGTCCTTGAGTTAAAGTTGCactaataatttaaaaattacaataaTACCTGTGTTTTATCAAGGACACGCGGTTGGACCCAGGTGAAATGTGCAGTTGAGTCGACTTGGTCGATGGTACCCTTTAGAAGACCTTGCGCCAAAGCTTTCATCACGAGTAATTCAACCTCATCTTCTCTTGCACCCGTGGTAGCAGCGATATCTTTGAATGACAAATTACGTTTTGTCGCCGGACGCTTGAAAGTCATCTGAAACAgggattttcaatttgaaactGAAGACACATTAATAATGTATAACTGCATTACCTCCATGAGTGCTAGAAGCGTAATCTTCTGCAACACAAGACGTTCATTTGTGACGAGGTCTGCCTGCGATGACCATTTTGGTCTTAGTTTGTGAAAACCTGCAATGTCACCAGCATTCATTATAAACAACAGGTCCACCAGCCAGCTTTCTTCCTGGTTTTTCAGTGATTCCAAGACAGGATGTGCCAACTGTgttgaaatttatgttaatcTTGTTCTAAATGTATATTGTTCTGCCAAAGATTTCACAATACCAATTCCCCAAGGTTGTAAATTCCCTCTCCAAGCAAGGCAGCAATGCCAAGATGAAAAGCTTGGCTCTTTTGTTCTGCAGCACTCAAACTTGTAAGCTCAATGCAACCCAGATacctatttaattttttaagataTAGTGGAAGTAAACAGCTTGTTTAAAATGGCAATAAAGTTTACCTCAAAGATGCACGGTAAAAATCGGCATGCTTCCCATGAATACGGTAAAAGTCACTGCAAAGGGAATAGTATCTTCCATGGACTGGGGTAACACCATCTGTCTCGTCAAGaatttttccaatttcttcCATGATATTCTTTGTTTCAGCCTGGTCTCCTTTTTCATGTAAAATGATGCCTCCACTCAGAACTTTGCAGAGAGCTGATGCCTCCTTATTTGCCTTCACTTTTTCTTGAAGCTGCTTGAGGAAGGCTAACCGCTCCTCGGGAGTTCCCATTTGTTTCACAATGATAGCACATATCTCTGTCAGTGAGAGAAGATTGATTCTAGAAACACAACAGGAAATGAAAagataattttaaaaattgactATTGAAATACTTGTTCTCAAAATCAGCCACGAAGTTTTCGTAAAGCTGGACGAGTTCGTTATTAGACTGAAGGCTCGGGTGGTTGACAAAATCGAGCATCTCGATGGTGAGTTGGTGCCATAATTTCTTGTTGTAAAGGCTCTCTAGCTTGGCCCATTCGGCGGCTAATTCTTGATCCACAGTGTTTTGCTTAGAGCTCAGATATTTCGCGACGTCCCTCATTCTGAAATCGTTTCACCTGCCTAAATTCAAGCTTTCAAAGAAACTGTCTTGTGTTTTTCGGATGACTCTTCAGCTTTTGTGTCCGTCTGTCGAGACACAGAGCTGCCAATTCTTTGATATAATTTTAACTACGCCCGatgaattctttttcgtctgctGTTTTCCTCTAAACACGTTGCTGAAAATGGACATGCTTACtagcaaaatatttttgcgaaaaacgaaaagaggtaaATATTTATCAATGTAACTGTATGCAGACTAGTTTTTACCGTAATTCATAATTACAGGAAAGGTTATAAAAGTAGTTCGAGAACATTATCTTCGAGATGATCTTTGGTGCGGTTCCGATTTGTGTAAGAAATGCAATCAGGAAAATAGCGAAGTACTAGACGATGCGCCTATTTCATCCAGCACACTTTGTGCATATCCACATTATGTTGTCGTAGACACCAATGTTGTACTTCATCAGgtatttgaaagcaaaaactTTTACTTTATGTATTTGGAATCAGAAAATTTTTGACAGATTGACGTTCTGGAAAGTCCAGCATGGAAAAATGTCATCTTGTTGCAAACTGTTTTGGAAGAAACAAGGAAGAGAAGTACAAACAATTataaaaaactgaaagaaatcATGGAAAGCAGAAAAGACagcttttatgtttttgtcAATGAACATCACAAGTACCATTGAAATCaccaattttcttcttcttttcattagtCATATTTTACcattactttttcaatagagaCACTTATGTGGAAAGAAAGCCTGGTGAGAGTGCAAATGACAGAAATGACAGGGCAATTCGTAAAGCTTGCAGTTGGTATCAGACTCACTTGGAAGAAAGTCAACTAGcaaaggacaagaaaaaaaaggttcaagTTATTCTTTTGACTCAGGATTTCAAAAACAGAGAACAAGCATTAAAAGAAGGAATACCAGCTTTTAAAGGTAAACACCAATTgctaattattattatgttttattctttaatttcaacTGTTCAATTCCAGTGGATGAATATGTGAAAAGCCTGAAAGATTTCCCTGATCTCCAAGAAAAATTAGCGGCGTCGCATTCCGAGGATAATTCCGAGAATCGCGAACCTTTGTTCCCCGAGCATTGGGCCCCTACCCGAATAATGACTGGAATAAAATCTGGCAAATTACTTCAAGGAATTTTTCATTGTTCCAGGTAGCTAATGCTGTAATTCGTGTAATAGAGAATGCGTGTTTAAACCATGTTTATCTCCAGGGAAAATTTCTTGGAAGGGTCTGTCAGTGTTGAGGGGCAAGATAAATCCATTCTTCTGCAAGGCCATGCGAGTTTAAATCGTGCAGTTGACGGCGATATTGTTGCCGTAGAATTATTACCAGGTATGGTAATAACAAATATAAATTCAATGCATTTTAACCATTGTGATGTTTTATGAAGAGGACAAATGGACGTCACCTAGTGGTATTGTTCTGGAGGATCAAGAGGACCAAGATCCCGGTAACACAATATGAGATTATGTTTCTCTCAGTATCTctatttcgttctttttgacAGGTGatcaaattgaaaaggaagaagcatTATTAACCAATAGCGCCAAAGGCAAAGATCGTCAACCCACTGGTTAgggaaatatttattttcatttttccatgATATTATACACTGCGAATCAAATTTCCAGGTAAAATCGTTGGAATTATTCGTCGCAAGTGGCGTCAGTATTGCGGAATATTGCTTCCGAGTGTGCTTGCCGAAGGAACTCGACATCTGTTCGTTCCtgctgaaagaaaaattccaaaaattcgAATCGAAACAAGACAAGCTGCAACATTGTCTTCGCAAAAAATCATTGTTGCCATTGATTCATGGCCTCGTACTTCCAGATACCCACTTGGTCACTTTGTTCGTGCACTGGGTAATATTGGTGATAAGGATACTGAAAATGAGGTGAGATTTACTGTTTAAAAATAATCCTATCCTATTTTATCTTGttactttattttctttaggttCTATTATTGGAGCATGGTAATATTTAACGTAAAATAATTTGCCAATTCATCTAGTAGAAGACTGAATTTTACCTTTCCCTAAGATGTTCCGCATCATAGCTTCCCGGAAACAGTACTTGCGTGTTTACCTTCGATGCCATGGACGATAAGCCAAGAGGAGGTCAACCGTCGCGAGGACTTGCGCAACTTGGATATATGCAGTGTGGATCCCCCTGGCTGTACCGATATCGATGACGCCCTCCATTACAGGGAATTGTCACCAAACCTTTATGAAGTTGGAGTTCATATTGCGGATGTATCACATTTCGTGCGACCAGATACTGCACTTGATAAAGAAGCTGCCAATAGGTATCGTGTTTAATGAAAGTGTTGTAAGTAACTAGTGCTatcccatctttttttctttgacagaGGAACAACCGTTTACCTTGTTGATCGACGTATCGACATGGTGCCTGAGCTTTTGAGTTCAAATCTTTGTTCTTTAAGGCCAGACCAGGAACGACTTGCCTTTTCTGTCATTTGGGAAGTGACTGCAGatgctgaaataaaaaaaactcgcTTTGCTAAAAGTGTTATCCGCTCCCGGCGAGCATTCACTTATGCTGAAGCCCAGTGCAACATTGATGACCCACTGCAACAAAATGAGTTGGCCAAGAGCCTTCGTGGGTTAAACAAATTGgcgaaaataatgaagaaaaatcGAATGGAAAAAGGGTATAATTAATCCCTCCAGTTGAATCCAGTTGACCTTAATTACAATTTCCATCTTCTTTCAGTGCATTACAGTTATCAAGCCCGGAGATTAGGTTTGAGGTGAGCACCGAAACCAACGACCCCATTGATGTAATTTCAAAGCCTATGCTTGATACCAATAGCATGGTGGAAGAATTCATGTTGTTGGCCAATATTTCGGTAGCCGACCACATCTTCAAGCATTTCCCGGAATGCGCTGTTCTCCGTCGCCATCCCGTCCCACCTGCATCAAACTTTGAACCATTCTTGAAAGCAGGAAAGACACAGGTgcaaaactatttctttttttctggtgaACGTTTCTTTCGAAATGCACATATTCacaatttattttgttgtcaGGGATTCACGTTAGACGTTAGTAGCAACAAATCACTGGCCGCTTCGTTGGACGCAGCTGTTAAGCCGAATAATCCGTACATGAACACGATGCTTCGCATCTTGGCAACTCGTTGCATGATGCAAGCAGTTTATTTTAGCAGCGGAACAGTTGCACAAGCTGACTTCTATCATTACGGATTGGCCGCCCCAATTTACACTCATTTCACATCTCCTATTCGAAGGTTCGTTGGTTAAAGAGCCTTAAGTTGATGCGTTTCATTTATACACCGCTGTACTTTCTTTAGATATGCAGACTTGCTGGTCCACCGGCTCTTAGCGGTAGCTGTTGGTACGGATGTGACATACGCTGAGTTACTTGATCGAAAATGCGTTCAGCAATTGTGCAATAATCTTAATTATCGGCACAAAATGTCGCAGTATGCACAACGATCTTCAGTTGCACTACACACTCACTTGTTCTTCCGCCACCGTGTCCAGGATGAAGACGCCTATGTTCTTTCCGTGCGCCAGAATGCTCTGCAAGTCCTTATTCCAAAGTATGGACTGGAAGGCTCCATTTaccttaaagaaaaagatgatgatTCTAAACCGGCCTTCGTGTACAATCCAGACGTAAGAGATATTATCTTCAGTTCTGTAGCATACCCTTTACCTAATTAAGTTAAACTATTAACGAATAGGAGCCTTCGCAAACTTTTGGCAACATAACGATTCGGACCTTTGATCGGATTGTGGTGCAAGTGAGCCTCGATTCGAAGTACGTTCAACATCAAAAAATAGCTGTTCATCTAGTTCAACCTCAAGTAAGTCGATCAATATGTTTTTAGATAACATAAGTCTTACGTTTTGAGTGTTTAGATTGCAGGATTGTCTGTTGAAGCTATTAAAACTGTGAATGACAGTGAACCTATTCCTAAAAAGTTAAAATCAGGAAAGTAAATAacatttattaaattttaataaatgttCATCATTCGGTAAACAGTTTCACAGTTTTGtactttttattgtttttgttccatttctttcatGAACGACGAATAAGGGGAGGGAAGAACAAGCAAAAATGAGACTCGTTACGAAGGATTCGGACAAAACGTAGTAATAATACAATAAATAAACCACTGATGAAATATTATAGTTGACGAATTGATCCAGGTTACCAACATCCGCGATTTCTCCGAgattggccaaatttcaatcccagcaagatttgaaattttctttagaCTCACGCGCAAGAACaaattcattattttcttttcacatcCCCTCAAGAATTTGAATGGCAGTTATTTATCTACAGTATCTACAAGGCAAATGaacttttctttcaaagagTTTGAGAAGATAAACAAAATGCATCTAATAATTGTGGTGTAAATTTtaggaagaagaatttttcGCAAAAACGATTGCTGGAATTTCCTCCATTCAAGCAGTTGAAGGACTTTCCTCCTCCAAACCATACAGAAATCTGAACGAATAAGGTGAAGCCGCAACAAAATTGTCGAAAAACGACGTTAAATCTTCTTTGGTCGGAAAGGGCAGAGGCAGCGAGGACAAGACAGCACCTGGTGATACAGGTCGTATCTTGTGCGGACTAAGACGTGAACGGCGGCTGCGTTTCTGCACTTGGCCAAATTGGCGGTTCTCCTCAATGGTTGGTAAAACACTAACTAACTTTTCGGTGGGCCGTAACTGCTTTAACGTACGCCTGGACAGCTTCCAAGTAAGTCGTTGACGGTGAGACGGATTGCTCTGAGCATAGCCATCGTAAGGGGCCATCACTGAAGAGACCATCCTTACGCATTCATTCAGCATGTCATCTTTGACCTATTTCGAAGGCAAACCGTATAAACAAATAGGTACAACAAAACTAGAAGATTTCAAAGTACCTGAGCAAGTCGCTGTAGTTCGAGTAAAACATCA
This genomic stretch from Daphnia carinata strain CSIRO-1 chromosome 4, CSIRO_AGI_Dcar_HiC_V3, whole genome shotgun sequence harbors:
- the LOC130687274 gene encoding 26S proteasome non-ATPase regulatory subunit 13-like — protein: MRDVAKYLSSKQNTVDQELAAEWAKLESLYNKKLWHQLTIEMLDFVNHPSLQSNNELVQLYENFVADFENKINLLSLTEICAIIVKQMGTPEERLAFLKQLQEKVKANKEASALCKVLSGGIILHEKGDQAETKNIMEEIGKILDETDGVTPVHGRYYSLCSDFYRIHGKHADFYRASLRYLGCIELTSLSAAEQKSQAFHLGIAALLGEGIYNLGELLAHPVLESLKNQEESWLVDLLFIMNAGDIAGFHKLRPKWSSQADLVTNERLVLQKITLLALMEMTFKRPATKRNLSFKDIAATTGAREDEVELLVMKALAQGLLKGTIDQVDSTAHFTWVQPRVLDKTQLSSMMTRLENWCKDIESVETLVETKANDILTM
- the LOC130687255 gene encoding tyrosine-protein kinase Btk29A-like isoform X2, whose product is MRIFGCRWPLWSTMTSDTLTYKSSESRWTRGSSIPTEPTIVPKKVVALYPFQAIESGDISLEKGEEYEVVDDSQEHWWKVRDKFGGIGYIPSNYVKEKELIGLQKYDWYVGDMSRQRAENVLKHEDREGCFVIRNSSTKGMYTLSLFTKIPTPQVKHYHIKQNNKLEFFLSEKHCCPTIAELVNYHRHNSGGLACRLKMPPVGDRSIPATAGLSHDKWEIDPSELTLLEELGSGQFGVVRRGKWRAKIEVAIKMMKEGTMSEDDFIDEAKVMTKLQHQNLVQLYGVCTKHRPIFIVTEYLKHGSLLMYLRKHETTLTGNYGMLLDTCIQVCKGMAYLERHNYIHRDLAARNCLVGVENVVKVADFGLARYVLDDEYTSSGGAKFPIKWAPPEVLHYTRFSSKSDVWAYGVLMWEVFTCGKMPYGRLKNAEVVERVQRGIVLERPPRCPEKIYAVMQMCWAHNADDRPSFRGLKEELKLLELD
- the LOC130687299 gene encoding exosome complex exonuclease RRP44-like, whose product is MDMLTSKIFLRKTKRGKVIKVVREHYLRDDLWCGSDLCKKCNQENSEVLDDAPISSSTLCAYPHYVVVDTNVVLHQIDVLESPAWKNVILLQTVLEETRKRSTNNYKKLKEIMESRKDSFYVFVNEHHKDTYVERKPGESANDRNDRAIRKACSWYQTHLEESQLAKDKKKKVQVILLTQDFKNREQALKEGIPAFKVDEYVKSLKDFPDLQEKLAASHSEDNSENREPLFPEHWAPTRIMTGIKSGKLLQGIFHCSRENFLEGSVSVEGQDKSILLQGHASLNRAVDGDIVAVELLPEDKWTSPSGIVLEDQEDQDPGDQIEKEEALLTNSAKGKDRQPTGKIVGIIRRKWRQYCGILLPSVLAEGTRHLFVPAERKIPKIRIETRQAATLSSQKIIVAIDSWPRTSRYPLGHFVRALGNIGDKDTENEVLLLEHDVPHHSFPETVLACLPSMPWTISQEEVNRREDLRNLDICSVDPPGCTDIDDALHYRELSPNLYEVGVHIADVSHFVRPDTALDKEAANRGTTVYLVDRRIDMVPELLSSNLCSLRPDQERLAFSVIWEVTADAEIKKTRFAKSVIRSRRAFTYAEAQCNIDDPLQQNELAKSLRGLNKLAKIMKKNRMEKGALQLSSPEIRFEVSTETNDPIDVISKPMLDTNSMVEEFMLLANISVADHIFKHFPECAVLRRHPVPPASNFEPFLKAGKTQGFTLDVSSNKSLAASLDAAVKPNNPYMNTMLRILATRCMMQAVYFSSGTVAQADFYHYGLAAPIYTHFTSPIRRYADLLVHRLLAVAVGTDVTYAELLDRKCVQQLCNNLNYRHKMSQYAQRSSVALHTHLFFRHRVQDEDAYVLSVRQNALQVLIPKYGLEGSIYLKEKDDDSKPAFVYNPDEPSQTFGNITIRTFDRIVVQVSLDSKYVQHQKIAVHLVQPQIAGLSVEAIKTVNDSEPIPKKLKSGK